One genomic region from Phoenix dactylifera cultivar Barhee BC4 unplaced genomic scaffold, palm_55x_up_171113_PBpolish2nd_filt_p 000261F, whole genome shotgun sequence encodes:
- the LOC103715049 gene encoding 3-ketoacyl-CoA synthase 6-like: MSMAEYSKLCFQYLFDNLLAISLVSGLMNDLIEVQKLWASFQAYYLLFFSLALIIFLATVYFMSRPRPVYLVDFACYKPPASSRFPFSKFMNHSKQNEVFEPSSIEFQRKILERSGLGEDTSLPPAHHVIPFAPTMAKSREESELVIFSVVDSLFRKTKVKPRDIDILVVNCSLFSPTPSLSAMIVNKYKMRSNIRSFNLSGMGCSAGIISIDLARDELLVHANSNALVVTTEIITEHWYIGNRRSMLVANCLFRMGGAAVLLSNKRQKKRKAKYELLHLVRTHRGADDRAYRCVYQEEDGEKKGVSLSKDLTAIAGSALKANIAALGPLVLPLSEQILFFLNMVGRRFANPKWRPYVPDFTKAFDHFCIHAGGKAVIEEMGTKLRLSEEQTEASRMTLHRFGNTSSSSPWYELGYVEAKGRMRKGDRVWQMGLGSGFKCNSAVWRCRRSVGREEEGAWADCIDQYPVQAAESDQH; the protein is encoded by the coding sequence ATGTCCATGGCCGAGTACTCCAAGCTTTGCTTCCAGTACTTGTTCGATAATCTCCTTGCTATTTCACTCGTTTCTGGTCTTATGAACGACCTCATCGAGGTCCAAAAGCTCTGGGCTTCATTCCAGGCCTActatctcctcttcttctcgctTGCCTTGATCATCTTCTTGGCCACCGTATACTTCATGTCAAGGCCCCGCCCCGTATATCTCGTAGACTTCGCATGCTATAAGCCACCGGCATCATCCCGGTTCCCCTTCTCCAAGTTCATGAATCACTCGAAGCAGAACGAGGTCTTCGAGCCCTCGAGCATCGAGTTCCAACGCAAGATCCTCGAGCGGTCGGGTCTCGGCGAAGATACCTCCCTCCCCCCAGCCCACCATGTCATCCCCTTCGCCCCCACCATGGCCAagtcgagggaggagtccgagcTGGTCATCTTCTCCGTCGTCGATTCGCTCTTCCGGAAGACCAAGGTCAAGCCCAGAGATATTGACATACTCGTCGTGAACTGCAGCCTCTTCTCGCCGACGCCCTCCCTCTCGGCGATGATCGTGAACAAGTACAAGATGCGAAGCAACATCCGGAGCTTTAACCTCTCCGGCATGGGATGCAGCGCGGGGATCATCTCGATCGATCTTGCACGCGACGAGCTGCTGGTACACGCCAACTCCAACGCGCTCGTCGTGACGACGGAGATCATCACCGAGCACTGGTACATCGGGAACCGGCGGTCGATGCTGGTGGCCAACTGCCTCTTCCGCATGGGCGGCGCGGCCGTGCTTCTCTCCAACAAGCGCCAGAAGAAACGGAAGGCAAAGTATGAGCTCCTCCACTTGGTGCGCACGCACCGAGGAGCCGACGACCGGGCATACCGGTGCGTCTACCAGGAGGAGGACGGCGAGAAGAAGGGGGTGTCGCTGTCCAAGGATCTCACGGCGATCGCCGGGAGCGCATTGAAGGCCAACATCGCGGCGCTCGGTCCGCTCGTGCTGCCGCTCTCCGAGCAGATTCTTTTCTTCCTCAACATGGTCGGCCGGCGGTTCGCCAACCCGAAGTGGCGGCCGTACGTGCCGGACTTCACGAAGGCCTTCGATCACTTCTGCATACATGCTGGGGGCAAGGCGGTGATCGAGGAAATGGGGACGAAACTCAGGCTGAGCGAGGAGCAGACGGAGGCGTCGAGGATGACGCTGCACCGGTTCGGGAACACGTCGTCGAGCTCGCCGTGGTACGAGCTCGGCTACGTGGAGGCGAAGGGGAGGATGAGGAAAGGGGACAGGGTGTGGCAGATGGGGCTGGGGAGTGGGTTCAAGTGCAACAGCGCTGTTTGGCGCTGCCGCCGGTCggtggggagggaggaggagggggcgtGGGCCGACTGCATCGACCAATACCCGGTGCAAGCGGCGGAGAGCGACCAGCACTAG